From a region of the Butyrivibrio sp. AE3004 genome:
- the metG gene encoding methionine--tRNA ligase: MQNKGKYYITTAIAYTSGKPHIGNSYEIVLADAIARYKRKDGYDVHFQTGSDEHGQKIETRAIEAGCSSPKEFVDGVAGTIKSLWDMMDTSYDRFIRTTDEDHVQQVQKIFKKFYDQGDIYKGSYKGMYCTECEAFYTESQLVDGKCPECGSDVHPAEEEAYFFKMSKYAPKLIDYINEHPEFIQPVSRKNEMMNNFLLPGLQDLCVSRTSFKWGIPVSFDEKHVVYVWLDALTNYITGIGYDVDNSSEDYKKWWPADLHLIGKDIIRFHTIYWPIFLLALGEPLPKQVFGHPWLLQGGEKMSKSKGNVIYADDLVSLFGVDPVKYFVLHEMPYDNDGVITWELMVERYNSDLANTLGNLVNRTIAMSNKYFDGIVANKDVEGGVDADLKAVCTGAYDKVEKKMEELRVADALTEIFTVFKRCNKYIDETEPWNLAKDEAQSDRLSTVLYNLVEGITIGASLLEPFMPRTAEKIFGMLNTKSRDFDTLSTFGIYESGTKVTDAPEQCFARKDLNEVLAEAAKITEKQKADFMESQKKAKENLTKAGMLKEANAIVIGTAEESTADEKSDEGIDIPAKDEITFDDFMKMQFQVGEVIACEAVPKSKKLLCSQVKIGSQTKQIVSGIRKYYSPEEMVGKKVMVLVNLKPAKLAGVESEGMLLCAEDAEGNLALMTPEKAMPSGAEIC; the protein is encoded by the coding sequence ATGCAAAACAAAGGAAAGTATTATATTACAACTGCGATAGCATATACATCAGGTAAGCCTCACATAGGCAACAGCTATGAGATAGTGCTTGCTGATGCTATTGCCAGGTACAAGAGAAAAGATGGCTATGATGTTCATTTTCAGACAGGTTCTGATGAACATGGCCAGAAAATAGAAACAAGAGCAATTGAGGCAGGATGCAGCAGCCCGAAGGAATTTGTAGATGGAGTTGCCGGAACCATTAAGAGTCTCTGGGATATGATGGATACTTCTTATGACAGATTTATCCGTACCACAGATGAGGATCATGTACAACAGGTACAAAAGATCTTTAAGAAATTCTATGACCAGGGTGATATTTATAAAGGATCCTATAAGGGAATGTACTGCACTGAATGCGAGGCATTTTATACCGAATCTCAGCTTGTAGACGGTAAGTGTCCTGAATGTGGATCTGATGTTCATCCTGCAGAAGAGGAAGCATATTTCTTCAAAATGAGCAAATATGCGCCTAAGCTTATTGATTACATAAATGAACATCCTGAATTTATTCAGCCCGTTTCCCGTAAAAACGAGATGATGAATAATTTCCTTCTTCCGGGACTTCAGGATCTTTGTGTATCAAGAACATCGTTTAAATGGGGTATTCCTGTAAGTTTTGATGAAAAGCATGTAGTTTATGTGTGGCTTGATGCTTTGACAAATTATATTACAGGTATTGGCTATGATGTTGATAACAGTAGTGAAGACTACAAAAAGTGGTGGCCTGCAGATCTTCATCTTATAGGAAAAGATATTATAAGATTCCATACAATTTATTGGCCTATTTTCCTGTTGGCACTCGGTGAACCGCTTCCTAAGCAGGTATTCGGACATCCATGGCTTCTACAGGGCGGAGAAAAGATGAGTAAGTCAAAGGGCAACGTAATCTATGCTGATGACCTTGTAAGTCTTTTCGGAGTAGATCCGGTTAAGTATTTTGTTCTGCATGAAATGCCTTATGATAATGATGGTGTTATCACATGGGAACTCATGGTTGAGAGATACAATTCAGATCTTGCAAATACACTCGGAAACCTTGTAAATCGTACTATTGCTATGTCAAACAAGTACTTTGACGGCATTGTTGCAAACAAGGATGTTGAAGGCGGAGTGGATGCTGATCTCAAGGCTGTATGTACAGGTGCTTACGATAAGGTAGAGAAGAAGATGGAAGAGCTTAGAGTTGCTGATGCTCTTACAGAGATTTTTACAGTATTTAAACGCTGCAATAAATATATTGATGAGACAGAGCCTTGGAATCTTGCAAAGGATGAGGCTCAGTCAGACAGACTTTCAACAGTTCTTTACAATCTTGTTGAGGGTATTACGATCGGAGCAAGTCTTCTGGAGCCTTTTATGCCCAGAACAGCTGAAAAAATATTCGGCATGCTCAATACAAAGAGCCGTGATTTTGATACATTATCAACATTCGGAATTTATGAGAGTGGCACAAAGGTAACGGATGCTCCTGAGCAGTGCTTTGCCAGAAAAGACCTAAATGAAGTTCTTGCTGAAGCTGCCAAAATTACAGAAAAGCAGAAGGCTGATTTTATGGAGTCTCAGAAAAAAGCAAAAGAAAATCTTACAAAGGCCGGAATGCTTAAGGAAGCTAATGCAATAGTTATTGGCACAGCTGAGGAAAGTACAGCAGATGAAAAGTCTGATGAAGGTATAGATATTCCTGCAAAGGATGAGATTACGTTCGATGATTTTATGAAGATGCAGTTCCAGGTTGGTGAAGTGATCGCATGCGAAGCTGTACCCAAGTCCAAAAAGCTTCTTTGCTCACAGGTAAAAATAGGCAGCCAGACAAAGCAGATCGTTTCAGGTATTCGCAAATATTATTCACCTGAGGAAATGGTTGGAAAGAAGGTAATGGTTCTTGTCAATTTAAAGCCTGCTAAGCTTGCCGGTGTAGAGTCTGAAGGAATGCTTCTTTGTGCAGAGGATGCAGAGGGCAATCTTGCGCTTATGACTCCTGAGAAGGCTATGCCATCCGGAGCGGAGATTTGCTGA
- a CDS encoding methionyl aminopeptidase has product MYKKMDRNAPCWCGSGKKYKSCHEAFDEKIISLQREGKIVPKRSLLKTEKDIEGIKASARINMACLDEVGDRIKAGMSTQDIDDIVADVTRKMGGICAPLNYEGFPKSVCTSINDMVCHGIPSPDDILQDGDIINVDCSTILNGYFSDSSRMFCIGDVDPAWKKLVDVTKEAVDIGVKNVIPWTPLGNMGDAVHQHALKNGYTVVREIGGHGCGNEFHEEPFVSFVSKPGTEMIMVPGMVFTIEPMINMGTDNIFVDEENDWTVYTEDGAPSAQWEVEVLVTETGCDILCY; this is encoded by the coding sequence ATGTATAAAAAAATGGATAGAAATGCACCTTGCTGGTGTGGAAGCGGAAAGAAATACAAATCCTGCCATGAAGCTTTTGATGAAAAAATTATTAGTCTGCAGAGAGAAGGGAAAATAGTTCCAAAACGTTCTCTTTTAAAGACTGAAAAAGATATAGAAGGAATAAAGGCAAGTGCCAGGATTAATATGGCATGTCTTGATGAAGTTGGTGACAGAATAAAAGCAGGTATGTCAACTCAGGATATAGATGATATCGTTGCTGATGTTACAAGAAAAATGGGAGGTATTTGTGCGCCTCTAAATTATGAGGGATTTCCTAAAAGTGTTTGTACATCCATTAATGATATGGTATGTCATGGTATCCCGTCTCCCGATGATATTTTACAGGATGGAGATATAATTAATGTTGATTGTTCTACTATATTGAATGGCTATTTTTCGGATTCATCACGAATGTTTTGCATAGGAGATGTGGATCCGGCATGGAAAAAACTGGTAGATGTAACAAAGGAAGCTGTTGATATCGGGGTAAAAAATGTAATACCTTGGACTCCCCTAGGAAATATGGGCGATGCTGTTCATCAGCATGCTTTAAAAAACGGATATACAGTTGTGCGTGAAATCGGTGGACACGGCTGTGGTAATGAATTCCATGAGGAGCCGTTTGTAAGCTTTGTAAGTAAGCCTGGAACAGAGATGATCATGGTTCCGGGAATGGTATTTACAATAGAGCCCATGATCAATATGGGAACGGATAACATTTTTGTTGACGAAGAGAATGACTGGACAGTTTATACAGAGGACGGTGCTCCTTCAGCACAGTGGGAAGTTGAGGTTCTTGTTACCGAGACAGGCTGCGATATACTCTGTTATTAA
- a CDS encoding O-antigen ligase family protein produces MKQTKNSTEQVIHDFGADITHIYLILLFVLLPLYKQNGYADIANAKYSVFRFLSVAFIILCGGVFFTFETICLKGRNIRKKPDIPLTFILLHLLFNIVTFVFSIDRKTSFEGNGSWHMGVFSQLLILFSTLLVYYYYKEKKIIWWAALFGISTTSLLTILNRFDIYPIDMGNKYPGFISTLGQTNWATMYVACLMGCCMGIYIYEKNKVVRGIVFVVNMILFISLWMIGSDTAFPVMIAEFFVLLGICIRDRDLLKRYSEILLGWGISAEITYVAVFRLYHERFVFVDENDAVNTLIKSHIGILIIVMAILTYAYIFFSNKREWNSHLAVNIFTVVSILLGMSLVAGIVMMVIVTMAPEKAGPLVNIRMLRFDDDWGTHRGLNWKCAVTGFMRMNPVRKIVGLGQGCFEKNIYSFEDLKDRLILMYGNFYLMVAHNEYLNMLIENGIVGCISYMGIIITSFAKLWKNAGKTRLALMALLSLSGYVACSIFFFQHVYATTFMYLLTAMALSEIGKEAAR; encoded by the coding sequence TTGAAACAGACTAAGAATTCTACAGAACAGGTAATTCATGATTTTGGAGCTGATATTACACATATTTATTTAATTTTATTGTTTGTATTACTTCCGTTATATAAACAGAACGGATATGCAGATATAGCAAACGCCAAATATTCGGTATTCAGATTTTTATCAGTGGCATTTATTATACTGTGCGGAGGTGTTTTTTTTACATTTGAAACCATCTGCTTAAAGGGCAGAAATATAAGGAAAAAGCCTGACATTCCTTTAACATTCATTCTCTTGCATCTGCTTTTTAATATAGTTACTTTTGTATTTTCTATAGATCGAAAAACATCTTTTGAGGGAAATGGCAGCTGGCACATGGGGGTCTTTTCGCAACTGCTGATACTGTTTTCAACGCTGTTGGTTTACTACTATTATAAAGAAAAGAAAATAATCTGGTGGGCAGCTCTCTTTGGCATAAGTACGACAAGTCTCCTTACAATTCTGAACAGGTTTGATATATACCCGATTGACATGGGAAACAAGTACCCCGGATTTATTTCCACACTAGGACAGACAAACTGGGCAACAATGTACGTAGCATGTCTTATGGGATGCTGTATGGGTATATACATTTACGAAAAAAATAAAGTAGTAAGAGGGATTGTTTTTGTCGTAAATATGATTCTTTTTATTTCCTTATGGATGATAGGGAGTGATACTGCATTTCCGGTTATGATTGCGGAATTCTTTGTTTTACTGGGGATTTGCATAAGAGACAGGGATCTTTTAAAAAGATATTCTGAAATACTCTTAGGTTGGGGAATAAGTGCGGAAATAACGTATGTAGCTGTTTTTAGGTTATATCATGAAAGATTTGTGTTTGTTGATGAAAATGATGCCGTAAATACTTTAATAAAATCTCATATTGGTATTTTGATAATTGTAATGGCAATTCTTACGTATGCATACATTTTCTTTTCAAATAAAAGAGAATGGAATAGTCACCTTGCGGTAAACATTTTTACGGTTGTTTCAATATTATTGGGAATGTCGCTTGTGGCTGGTATAGTAATGATGGTCATTGTAACTATGGCTCCCGAAAAGGCAGGACCCCTGGTAAATATAAGAATGCTTAGATTTGACGATGACTGGGGAACACACAGAGGTCTTAACTGGAAATGTGCCGTTACAGGATTTATGCGAATGAACCCGGTCCGAAAAATAGTAGGCCTTGGGCAGGGGTGCTTTGAAAAAAATATATACTCTTTTGAAGACCTTAAGGATAGGCTTATTCTTATGTACGGGAATTTTTATCTAATGGTTGCTCATAATGAGTATTTAAACATGCTTATTGAAAATGGGATAGTTGGTTGCATCTCATACATGGGAATTATTATCACATCCTTTGCAAAATTATGGAAAAATGCAGGAAAAACAAGGCTTGCACTTATGGCTCTTTTGTCGCTTTCAGGGTATGTGGCATGCAGTATTTTCTTTTTTCAGCATGTTTATGCCACTACTTTTATGTATTTACTTACAGCAATGGCCTTATCGGAGATTGGAAAAGAAGCTGCTCGTTGA